Proteins encoded in a region of the Raphanus sativus cultivar WK10039 chromosome 8, ASM80110v3, whole genome shotgun sequence genome:
- the LOC130498538 gene encoding phosphatidylinositol/phosphatidylcholine transfer protein SFH13-like, with the protein MSGVEENGTLDEIRERRSDFEISEEDERRRFSKIGTLKKKAINASTKFTHSLKKRGKKKIDYRFPPVSIEDVRDEKEESVVLEFRRNLLDRDLLPPRHDDYHSLLRFLKARDFNIEKTIQMWDEMLRWRKEYGTDTILEDFEFQELEEVVQYYPQGYHGVDKEGRPVYIERLGKAHPSKLMRITTIDRYLKYHVQEFERALLEKFPACSIAAKRRICSTTTILDVQGLGMKNFSQTAVNLVAAMSKIDNSYYPETLHRMYIVNAGTGFKKMLWPAAQKFLDAKTIAKIHVLDPRSLSKLHEVIDSSQLPDFLGGSCSCFGDGGCLRSNKGPWNDPEIMKLIYHGESSSLFKQISRKLSDPQNSSSYISIHPSKAMQAESSAAESESCSDVPTCLTGRMCPASSAHVNPVYEEARASDVNGYYSCDDKFPIPNRATNQMLALDQTRLSLKHETSPPGASIIRWLHDFRGTMDIIRTENIAKRILALLLKLAAVFRCTPFQLLRKKNTITPSSPTQLELNPTHAQTTMKDKIRPCLERIQELEKVYEEIRNKPVEIPVEKERMLMDSLDRIKSVEFDLVKTKGVLHATVMKQMEITEMLESLRDSQLHRRRLFC; encoded by the exons ATGTCAG GAGTTGAAGAAAATGGAACCCTTGACGAAATCAGGGAGAGAAGATCAGACTTTGAGATctctgaagaagatgaaagacgCCGCTTCTCTAAGATCGGCACTCTGAAGAAGAAGGCCATTAACGCTTCCACCAAGTTCACTCATTCTCTCAAGAAAAGAGGGAAAAAGAAAATTGACTACCGCTTTCCTCCAGTCTCCATTGAAGATGTGAGAGATGAGAAAGAAGAGAGCGTTGTGCTTGAGTTCCGCCGTAACCTCCTAGACAGAGACTTGTTACCTCCTAGACATGATGACTACCATTCTCTTCTCAG atTTTTGAAAGCGAGGGATTTCAACATTGAGAAAACGATCCAGATGTGGGATGAAATGCTTAGATGGAGAAAAGAGTATGGGACAGATACCATACTAGAG GATTTTGAATTCCAAGAGCTGGAGGAAGTTGTGCAATACTATCCTCAAGGCTATCACGGAGTTGACAAGGAAGGAAGACCTGTCTACATTGAAAGACTTGGAAAAGCTCATCCCTCTAAGCTTATGCGTATCACCACCATTGACAGATATCTAAAATACCATGTGCAAGAGTTCGAGAGAGCTCTCCTTGAGAAATTCCCTGCATGCTCCATTGCTGCAAAGCGTCGTATCTGTTCCACCACTACAATACTCGATGTGCAAGGCCTG GGCATGAAGAATTTCTCACAAACAGCTGTGAATCTTGTGGCTGCCATGTCGAAGATAGACAACAGCTACTACCCTGAG ACGTTGCACAGAATGTACATTGTAAATGCTGGAACAGGTTTCAAGAAGATGCTTTGGCCTGCTGCTCAGAAGTTTCTTGACGCAAAGACCATCGCAAAGATACAT GTGCTAGACCCCAGATCTTTATCCAAACTACACGAAGTCATTGATTCAAG TCAACTGCCGGACTTCCTCGGAGGTTCATGCTCTTGCTTTGGCGACGGAGGGTGTCTTCGCTCTAATAAAGGACCCTGGAATGATCCTGAAATAATGAag CTCATCTACCATGGAGAATCATCATCACTCTTTAAGCAAATCAGTAGGAAGCTGAGTGACCCGCAGAATTCTTCATCCTACATTAGTATACATCCATCTAAG GCTATGCAAGCTGAGAGTTCAGCAGCAGAATCTGAATCTTGTTCAGATGTTCCTACTTGTCTAACTGGAAGAATGTGCCCAGCCTCCTCTGCTCATGTGAATCCAGTTTATGAGGAA GCTAGGGCATCAGATGTTAACGGCTATTATAGTTGCGATGACAAGTTTCCCATACCTAACAGAGCTACTAACCAAATGCTAGCACTAGATCAAACAAGACTCAGTTTAAAACATGAGACATCTCCACCAG GTGCCTCCATCATACGATGGCTTCATGATTTTAGAGGAACAATGGACATAATAAGAACTGAGAACATAGCGAAAAGAATACTTGCCTTGTTGCTGAAACTAGCAGCGGTTTTCCGTTGTACCCCGTTTCAGCTTCTGAGGAAGAAGAATACCATTACTCCTTCAAGTCCAACGCAACTTGAACTCAACCCAACTCATGCACAGACCACAATGAAAGACAAGATCCGTCCCTGTTTGGAACGTATTCAGGAACTGGAGAAAGTGTACGAGGAAATCAGGAACAAACCGGTTGAAATTCCGGTAGAAAAGGAGAGAATGCTGATGGATTCTCTGGACAGAATCAAATCGGTTGAATTTGATCTCGTAAAAACAAAGGGG GTTTTGCACGCAACAGTGATGAAACAGATGGAAATAACTGAAATGCTGGAAAGTTTACGAGACTCGCAGCTTCAC AGAAGAAGATTGTTCTGTTAG
- the LOC108822235 gene encoding uncharacterized WD repeat-containing protein C2A9.03 has protein sequence MSNYQAEDAAYMDHVVDDDDDDMEDVDDDLDDDFHGDDMAASDSDVDEFDYSSNKIADTSAEQARKGKDIQGIPWDRLSITREKYRQTRLDQYKNYENVPNSGDSSGKDCVVTQKGAIFYDFWRNSRSIKSSILHFQLRNLVWATSKHDVYLMSQFLVSHYSTLTCGKHEVLNVQGHVSPSEKHPGSLLEGFTKTQVSTLAVRDKFLVAGGFQGELICKHLDRPGVSFCSRTTYDDNAITNAIEIYNKPSGALHFTASNNDCGVRDFDMERYQLVNYFRFPWPVNHTSLSSDGKLLTIVGDNPEGLLVDPNTGKTLGTLAGHLDFSFASAWHPDGLTFSTGNQDKTCRVWDIRNLSKSVAVLRGNLGAIRSIRYTSDGKYMAMAEPADFVHVYDVSKGYETEQEIDFFGEISGISFSPDTEALFIGVWDRTYGSLLEYGRHHNYSYLDSYL, from the exons atgtCCAATTACCAAGCGGAGGATGCTGCGTACATGGACcatgttgttgatgatgatgatgatgacatggAAGATGTAGACGATGATTTAGATGATGACTTTCATGGTGATGACATGGCTGCTTCCGACTCCGATGTCGACGAGTTTGACTACTCT AGTAATAAAATAGCGGATACTTCAGCTGAGCAAGCCCGGAAAGGGAAAGACATACAGGGTATTCCTTGGGACAGGCTTAGCATTACCAGAGAGAAATACAGACAAACTAGACTTGACCAATACAAAAACTATGAGAATGTCCCCAACTCTGGTGATTCCTCCGGCAAA GACTGCGTGGTCACGCAGAAAGGGGCCATCTTTTATGATTTCTGGCGGAATTCAAGATCTATCAAATCAAGCATCCTTCATTTTCAG TTGAGGAATTTGGTATGGGCAACTTCAAAGCACGATGTGTACCTTATGTCACAGTTTTTGGTGAGCCACTATTCTACTTTGACATGTGGAAAGCATGAAGTTCTCAATGTTCAAGGCCATGTTTCCCCATCCGAG AAACATCCTGGGAGTTTGTTGGAGGGATTTACCAAGACTCAAGTGAGTACACTTGCAGTGAGAGATAAGTTTTTAGTTGCTGGTGGATTCCAAGGCGAACTTATATGCAAG CATCTTGATAGACCTGGTGTGAGCTTTTGTTCCCGTACAACCTATGATGATAATGCTATCACTAATGCAATTGAGATCTATAACAAACCCAG TGGTGCGCTTCATTTCACCGCCTCAAATAATGATTGTGGAGTCAGAGACTTCGATATGGAGAGATATCAGCTTGTTAACTACTTTCGCTTTCCTTGGCCAGTCAAT CACACATCTCTGAGCTCTGATGGCAAATTATTGACGATCGTGGGAGACAACCCAGAGGGTCTTCTCGTAGACCCCAACACGGGAAAG ACACTGGGAACGCTAGCAGGACATCTGGACTTTTCCTTTGCATCAGCATGGCATCCAGATGGGCTCACTTTCTCTACAGGTAACCAAGACAAGACCTGCCGGGTTTGGGACATTCGTAACCTGTCTAAATCAGTTGCTGTCTTGAGGGGTAACCTTGGAGCAATACGATCCATCCGGTACACGTCAGATGGGAAATACATGGCTATGGCTGAACCGGCTGACTTTGTCCATGTGTACGACGTCTCAAAAGGGTATGAAACAGAGCAGGAGATCGATTTCTTTGGGGAGATATCGGGAATATCATTCAGCCCTGACACAGAAGCGCTCTTCATCGGTGTTTGGGACCGCACTTACGGTAGTCTCCTTGAGTATGGCCGCCACCACAACTACTCCTACCTCGATTCATATCTGTAA
- the LOC108862202 gene encoding photosystem I reaction center subunit V, chloroplastic-like: MATTSASTLLSPTTTFSKAISQKTPNSISFHGLRPLRLGGSSSALPKLSTTSGRRSSSSAVVRAELSPSVVISLSTGLSLFLGRFVFFNFQRENVAKQVPEQNGKTHFEAGDDRAKEYVSLLKSNDPVGFNIVDVLAWGSIGHIVAYYVLATSSNGYDPSFFG, encoded by the coding sequence atgGCGACGACAAGCGCATCTACTTTGCTCTCACCCACAACAACCTTCTCCAAAGCAATCTCTCAGAAAACCCCAAACTCCATCTCATTCCACGGCCTCCGTCCTCTCCGTCTCGGTGGCTCCTCCTCCGCCTTACCCAAGCTATCCACCACCTCCGGAAGAAGATCTTCCTCCTCCGCCGTCGTGAGAGCCGAGCTCAGCCCATCCGTGGTCATAAGCCTCAGCACAGGCCTCTCCCTCTTCCTAGGAAGGTTCGTCTTCTTCAACTTCCAGAGAGAGAACGTTGCCAAGCAGGTGCCGGAGCAGAACGGGAAAACCCACTTCGAAGCCGGAGATGATCGTGCTAAGGAGTACGTTAGCCTCCTGAAGTCGAACGATCCAGTTGGATTCAACATTGTGGATGTTCTTGCTTGGGGTTCCATTGGTCACATCGTTGCTTACTATGTCTTAGCCACTTCTAGCAATGGCTATGATCCCAGCTTCTTTGGCTGA